The genomic DNA TAGTTCATAGGGCTGCCAGCTCGCCACAGCTTGAAGCTGTAAGTTGTCGCTTGCGGCACAGCAAAACACTCGTCATTATTTTGGTGTGCTGCTGCGGTCTGGAGTGGTTGTAATGCTCCGCTGTATGCCTGTTTGAAATTGTTAGCCGAAAACATCaccataaaatgaaaataaaagtgaggTTACGTTATTTCTGTGACTATAAATTTTGAGTTTAGTCTTGAAGTGCCTAAATACAGCTGCGTGCAATAAAATGTGAGCACTGAAGCTACATTTCATAAATAGTATCAATTAAAATCAACAATAGTTTTACATTCAAACATTTCTCTCAGCGCCTGGTGGGCGGCTCGATTGCAGAGCTTAGTAGCTGCAGCGATTGAAAGATTTACCATTTTAGTAGCAGATATTTATTGAAGAAATTTGCGTAAGAGTATTTTGCACAATAATATATTACTATTATAATTTGGTCTAATTCTAGCTCTTACAATTTGATCATATTTAGATTAACTACTAGACACCAAATTTCGGGTTGTCCAAAAGCTTGGtgtgattttttaattataaagtaATATACAAGTTCAAAAAAGTGCAAAGAAGAAGATAATAATAGCTCCTAAGTTTTGTAATGGAATTCACGAAGATATTAAGgaagtttaaacttttaaatagatggcaagtttttccaaatataatatttctgcaATTAAAATGCTCTTTAAAACTGCTTAACTATAAATATAGCTTgaaataattctttcattttatcaatatatcaaaaaatatatataaacaggtggcaacccttgcaaaaatatttttaactttaaatccTCTTGAACTTCTTTTGAAGCCCTTATTGTGTTAATagtttttcatattaattttaccgaattaaaattagtttactctaaaaagcttaggtggcaacgttagacaaaaatatttgcaatcgtaaactttttatgtgtatatggaaataacccttttgttttataaaaaaaaaatggaaacagtTGGCAAcgctttgaaaaatattttcagctgtAAACTTTTCTAAATCACGTTTGAAAcccatattttataaaatattttatctaattaattttattgaattaaaattattttactaaaaagAAATACAGCTGGCTACCTTTTACACCTAGTTCAGTAGCAAGAAAGTCTGTGTATGACATTTAACGCTCTTCGTAGATATTGCTGGTCtgcagcaaagaaaaaaattaaatgatccCGACTTAAGACTTGTTGGAAGAACTCTCCATATAAAACATgagatttatatataatattaatataaaattatgccTCTAATGGTATTAATAACGTATAAAATAACTTCAATGGAGTAGGGCTAGTCCTTCGTGGTGTACCTGTCAAATTTGGAATGCAATTATTTTTGTCTGAGAATCTTTGCttcgaaaatgtttttatttaacaatgacTTTTAAACAGCTTCCGGTAGTTTGCAATAATAACCAATCCTAAACTGAAAGTTTTTAGTGAATCTAGAAGACCAATATGCGAATTAGTGcttaattttttgagatatcgatctaaaatttttcacacatcaTTTCCTCTACAAAAATCTGCGCATATGTGGGAACCGTCGATTTGTTGataagatattttcacaaaattcggcATTGGTTactgtttaataaataaattaattgtaaattaaagTTTCGAGgcagccgaagttaatttttttacttgttaGAACTatcttttgaagcaaaatttctcTTCAAAACCATCGAATTAATATTTAGAAGGgatatactaaaataaatatgtatgcaaataaaaagatagttaatttcaaaaatgttcagcaaaaaaattttatttacaacttaATTTAAGGGTCACAAATGAACCGAAAAGcgaaagaaaagaaaatcacTAAACCGCAATAtcatattttactatatttacaAGTCATTAGCGGAATATTAttgagaaatttaattaaaatcagtATAAAGCGCTCACCCTCTAAGCTAGAGAAAAAATGTACAATACTTTCCGACGCTGATTCGTAATCTCATCGATGACAGTAAATGGAAGAAAATACTCATAATTTATTTGTGTGCCAGAGGACAAAAGCGATTTGCCAAAATATTTGACGACCAACACATTAATAACACtgacataaacaacaacaacaacaatgcagcaGCAGCATTAGCAGCCAACAAGTAATGCATGCATATGAATAATAAAGCAAGAAACGCAAATCCCCGCAACAAATAATTGAGCCTGCCATGTGATTCATGAAGCATAGCAGATCATTGATTTTTCTTCTCTAACATCAGTGTGCACACAGCAATAAGTGTGGCTTGTGCTTTTGCCAGTCACAAAAACACCTAAGAGCAAACCCTCATGCGCCTACGATACATAGCAGCGGCAATAACGTAAACTCTAGAAAGTatatatacacgcacacacacactcacttaTAGTTGTCGAACAAAACAGCTGCTGACAAAACTATTAGCCGGAcgactttttcttttttgccaCGAACATCGTATATGGGCACTCACagtttgtatgtgtgaatgtatgtagatttggcTAGCGCACGTAACAAGGGTAGCTGCTACCAAGGCAGATATGAATTTGAAATCTGTACTGACATGATTTGCAGAAAGCCTTCAGCAGCAAGACAAATAGGTTGTAGTTGTTGTGGAAAGCAGGCGTTGCAACATGGTCTGTGAGTACAGGAGTCAAACTCAAGAGCAAATGATAAATTATTGGGGGGATTGTTAATTTGATGACACTCAAACCGAAACCGGATTATCTTTATGTCCGTCGTATTATAATCGCTGAGCGCTTACAAATAGACAGCGTATGAGCTGCAGTGCATATGTCGGCTTTGGCGTGTAGTTTCAAAGAACAATACTTGTTGGAAGtgttttattttgattgtttGTGAGATTTAATACGGCAAAGTCATTTAGCTCGCAATTAGTAAGGAATTAAtgcatattatattatgaaaagtGAAATGAAGAACTTACTTGTGTCTACGCATATAAAGGGTTATGTCTGCTGCTGTGACTCCTTTTGCGTTTATGCGATTTGTGCACTTAATTCACTATATTCTGTGTATTTGCTATGGACAATACATATAAAATGCTTAATTAACactatttttcaataataaatgcatttcgcaaaaatatttcacatattcttttattaactttttacaatttcgttTGACATTTGCAATTTGTAATCAAATTGGCGCAATAAACGTATTTACAACTGACAGCGGAAGAGGATGTATTCAGAGTTGCATGGCATACTTTTAgtgaatactaaaattttagattgctgttaaaaaatattgtaaatatcaattttaaataacaacCAAATCTACACCAAAATCATTGAAACAAAATCTTTGCATtaaagtattaaataatttttaatatacatagttGTTTAACAAGGCGCTTGTTTTGTCGTAGTTCAGCAATTATTTATATCTTATGTAACACCCTGTGCAAGGATTTTATGTCACACAAGGCAGGCAATGAACACGGCCGGCGAAACAGCTGTGCCGCAAAACAATGCAGTTTCTTTATTGCACAAGGGAATTTTTTCTTGCTGTAGAAATTCACTTAGAATACTCATTCTCAAatactttcaaataaataattggtacttatatcaattaaaaacatatataatccaCTTAACACACAAAATACAAGATACATGAAAATATCCTACTAATTAGTAGGGAACAAACGGCCGATTTTTTCCCCACTAATTTCTAAGATGTTAGCAACATTGTTCCAACACGCTATTGGAATTTTCGACAGCCCGCGTGTTTTGTTGCGTTTTGCAAGTGAAAAAATACGAATTTaggaatattataaatatttaattaaattgaagaaAGTGCAGAAAAATGTCGACTTCACTGCAGGAGCAATTACAGCGCCTGGCCGTGCCCCAGACCATGGCATTGGCTGATTCGCGTTCGAAAGCTTCAGTGCTTTTTGATCGCAAAGAAGCTGGCACGAAAACACGGCGTATCATATATGAAATAGGTTTAGCTGGTTTGCAGGAGCTCACCGCACTGAATCCCATATTTCAGTCTTTTGAAAATACGCTATTCAATGAATCCACTATTGATTTGGAACGTTCCGTCGAGGAGGAAGAAGTAAATAAACTACTCGATcgtaatatcaaaaaattcctACAACACCTTTCACCCTACTTCTTGTTGCGCCCAACGCTCATGTGTTTGGAATGGTTAATACGTCGTTTTCATATACAAGAATATAATCGCAATGCGCTACTAGCTTTAGCTTTGCCGTATCATGAAACGAATGCGTTCATATTAATATTGCAAGTAATACGTATTAAACAagctgatcaagaatggaattgGCTGCGTCCATTGCAGAAACCCGGCGTGCCTGTGCCCAAAACCGTTCTGATCAACCGCGCTGCCAGCGATGTGGCCTTCCTTAAATTCATTTGTCAGGCGACATTGGATGCTGTGAAAGAGTTGGGCACACGTGCCCACTCGCTGCAGACGCAACTGAATTTTTATGCTTCCGTTGTTGTTGGCGCACTCGAGCATGCAGCTACTGTAGAGGAGTGGCACATAATATCTATACTACCTTCACTGCTTAAGGGTCTACAATCTGAAGTATTGGATTTCGCAGCGGCCGCTTATATTGTGGCCACCCAATTGGTGGCGCGTACACAAGTAACGCCGAAATTGTGTAATGCTTTGTTAGAGCGCGCTGCGTCTGTGTCATTGGAACGTTTACGTCAAACAGCCGTGTTATTTTTGGTGTTTATCTTCGATAGTCAGCACCGTGCTAAGCCGCAATTTAGTGAAAATGCTTTATTGCATTTGGCAACAGAAAAATGGTTTACCGCGATTTTTGCCGCCTTGGCTAAAGGCAatgtatatttacatgcattgtATGTGGCGTTGTTGCAACAAGCGCTCAGCGCCATACAAGCAGAGCACAAAGATTCGGATGCTTTGAAGTCGTTTCTTGAACGTTTATTAAGTGATGTGGTGTTGAATGATGATACGGCGGAGGAAATGATTAAGTAGGTGTTAattaatttactattttttaataaagttacactccacatatatatttactgttTTAGCGCTTTTCTCAATGCATACGAAGAGCAGCCGCTGTCACCGCAGAATGCGATACAGGATGGTGAAATGATTGAGCTCAGTTCGGACGACGAAGAAATGACAGCTAATAATAGCAACTTCCAAGCTTGGTATTCTGATTATCTACGTAAGCTGGAGCGAAAATATCCCGTGGCATTTGATCACACCCTAAAGCATGGTCTAACCTCAAATTCGCAAGAATTCGCCAGCAAGCGCAGTGTGCTTAAAATGGCTTTAGGTAACTATCATTTAGTTTAAATTTCTACTATTAACTACTATTTATTGATTTGGTGCAATACTTACAGGTTTCCGTTTAAAGACGTTTGATCCAAGCGCCACAGATATCTACGAACAACTCTACCACTACACAGCCAAAATACGCGCATTTGCCGTGCAAACCCTCTTGGCAAACTTACGCGATTACAGCGCGCGTCCTcaaaatatgcatttactaCGCGAATGCCTCGCCGATCGTATAGCAGACGACAGTGAATTGGTTATTAAAGAAATCTTGAAGTTGCCGACCGCCGAGTTTGTGCAAGTGCTAGGCGCTGAGAAGGTAGCTGAGTCCTTAATTGCGATTTTGAATAAAGTGCAGCAAGATGCCGAACACTGGGCGCCACTAACAGCATTAATCGTGCAGCATTTAACGAGCGCAGAAATTGTAGAGCACTACGATACAAATATAGTATTGTTGGCTTTAATGCCGCTACTCTTCCCTGACAACAGTAAAACCAACACTTTCATGGCCATTACTAACATACTAAAAAGTCCTTTAAGCGCAAAGATTGGTTTCTTGCAAGAGCTGAAACTGTTGTGTGATAGTGAAAGCTTCAACGCAGTCGAATTTAAGAAACAATTTCTCGATGTCATCTCCAAATCAACAGCAACGCCGACTGCGTTAAGTCTCTTTCGCAGCGCAGAGACGCATGGCGAACGCATCTTTAAAAACGCTttacatttttcacatttcttgCTGTTAGCCACAGCCTTTTTGAAAACCGATTTGACTGGCGCCGAGGCTCGTTACGTATTCACGCAAATACGCACGAACTACCGACGTTTTCGCGTGCGTCAACTAGACAGCAAACAATGGGATTTGGTGGAGAAAGAGAAATGCATACCATTGCAACTGTTCTCCGATTTTATCGTCTCGCTAGCGCAGCATACACATTTCGAGCATCTCTTCGAGTGGGAGCAAATACACGATGATCTGCGCACATTTTTAGACATTTTCACTCTGCTCGCCGAGGAGGGTTTCCAACAAAGCAAAGCGGCTGCGCAGCAAACCGAATGGTTGCGTACGTTGAAAGAAGTATTCGACAATATCTTCGATAATGCGCAGCAAAAGCTGGAATTTCTCAGCAATTTCTATGTATATGAGACTAATGCCGCGCTTGGCGCCGACTATGCGCTGCTGCGTTTGCGCGCTTTCAAACTAACCAATgcgttattcaaaaataaaaacaataaattgcaTATCAATACCGCACACGTGTTTCGCCTAGCTAGCGCTTTGAATGCGCCCTCGGAGACGACGCGTCTACAAGCGCTCGAAACGCTTCAAGTGCTGAAGGCGTGTGCGCAATTAAGCGCGCCGCTGCTGTACTTCGTCGACAGCATATTGGCGCGTAGCTATGAGTTTAGCATGGATCACGAGCAATTCCCACTCATACTCTATACCATACTGAAGCCGTTGCATAagaaacaacaaccacaaagcTTGAAAGTGTTGCGTGAAATTGTGCAGTTGGTCACCGCTGAGGATGCGCTTAAACATGCCGCGTTCACCGCGCAAATACTGCAGACGCTCAAGCATATAAACGATGCCAGTTTGCTGGCCGATTTTATACCGTTAGGTGCGCGCACGCTCACGCAGACGCACGTCGAGGGCGCCTTGCTGCTTTTGCCGCAACCCTACAGTACTATATTGCAATTGATATGCGATCGTTTTGAGCGTCAAACCATTGACACTGTGCTAGTGGATCAATCCGCCGCTTGGCAATTCATCGTGCAGCTATTCGGTGCGCACAACGTGTACATACAACATGGTAGTAAATTGCGCGCGGCGCCATGTGTGCTGCTCGAGGCGCTCGACGAGTACTGCTACGAGCAGATACCGCAAATTTACAAAACCGACTTGATCAAATTGATTGTGCAAACCATGGCCGTCACCGACACCGATGCAATCTTTCTAAGCGCCAATAAATTGTTGAAGCGTTGCAGCATCAACTGTGCACCATTGGTGGAATTGCTAGCGCAAATGACGCGCATCGTTGCAGTCAACGAGGAAGGTGATGGCGCCGCCGCCAAGCGTAAGTCCAACATCACATCAGCAACAAAGCGTGACGCACAAGCGCAAAACCAACTCGCAACGCAAATCACCACCAAAGCTTGGAAGCAGGGTGTCGCATTGCTGGAATTGCTCGAGCACAAGAAAAAGCTCGAGGAAGCCGAGCAATTGCTGCCCGCGCTCTTCGATTTGTTGCGCTTCTGTTTGGAATTGGAGGAGCAAGCTGTGGTCGAGTACACCAAACAGTTGACGCTCTCAACGCTGCTACACTGTTGTCAGCTAGCGCAAGCGGCCGGCGTACAATTGACTAAAGTGTTGCCCAAGTCGACGTTCCGCATTGATTTGATTGTGCAGTGTGTGCGCGCCGCGCAGAATCCGCAAACGCAGAGtaatgctttgttgttgttgtcacattGCGCAGCGCTCTTTCCGCACCAGGTGCTGCACAGCGTTGTGGATGTGTTCACATTTATGGGCTCGTCGGTGGTGCGACACGATGATGCCTTCAGCTTTCACATCATCAATAATGTGATCGAATCGATTGTGCCGATTTTGGTGCGCTCACAGCATGCCGACAGTGGTGTCGAACACACGAACACGTTGGAGCTCGTCATACCGGTGCTGAAGGTATTCTCCGATATACTTTTGGACGTGCCGGAGCACCGTCGCTTGCCACTGTACAGCAAGCTGCTGTTGACGCTTGGCGGTGAGCAGTTTTTATGGATTTTCCTTTGTATCGTCTTCGAAGCGCATGTGCTGGAGGATGAGAAGCAGCGTCTACTGCAACGCAAACACAAGAATGATAAGCCCATCGGTCCGGCAGCGGCGGCTGATGAGAAATACTCTAAACGTTTGGAAATCTGTCTGGAGCTGACCAATGCATTCGCGCCCGAAATTACGCTCGACACTTGCATTGAGCTACTCGGCTATATCAAATTATTGCCGATGGATAAAGCAGATACGGTAGGCGTTAAAGCTAAAGCGAAGAAGTCTGTCGACGCCACCGAACAAAGTCTGTTCGATGTGAAATGTCGCACCGCCAAACAATTGCGTCACTACAAATACGTTATAATGCAGTATCTCTCGGGTATTTCGAGTTCACCACAATTTTTGCGTAAAATCGCTATGCTTAGCGATGAGGAACAGTTGGCCATAAAgccattttatcaaaattttatcataaaaacaCTCTCGTACATACCGTTAGTGAATACAGCCATCGAAACAGTTGAGGAAACATCACAATTGAAATTCTGGAAAGTCATACTACATCATTTGCACGATGTGTTGGACAATGCCATCTCATTGCTATCGCCTGACATGTTCCTGGTCGTCATATACGGTCTCATGCGTCATCAATTGGTCTCCATACGCAAGAAAGTTATCGAATTGTTGATTAATAAACTACAAAAACGTGATGGCTACTTTGATAGCTGTGATCCGCAAAATTTCTATAATCTTCTAGAGCCGCTTAGCGACATCACCATGGGCATACTTACACACCACGAGTCGTCGTCAGCCACATCGGGCACTGCTTCACCCTCCACCCCCACTAATGAGTTGGTTTTCCTGCAGCAGACAGCGCTCATTGCCATCAAACTCTTATCGAAAATGTTTGCTTTGCAACATATTGACGAGTTCAAGAAAATACTCGCCCATCTCATTAAGGTGCTGAAGCAACGTTCGAAGATTTCGAAAATTGTCTTGGCTACAGTTGTGCTCACCATTATAGAGATCTCTTCGAACTTAAAGGCTCACTCGTTGGCTTTGCTGCCGAAATATATGCCTCAAATGATAGAGATCCTACAGGATCAAGCGAAACTGGTGCAGTCTCAGCTGCCGGATAACGTGTGCATCGCAATCATAACAGGTGAGtgcgcacaaaaaaaaaataatattcgtaAAGCCTAAAATTGTAAAAGTGTGCAGAAA from Bactrocera oleae isolate idBacOlea1 chromosome 3, idBacOlea1, whole genome shotgun sequence includes the following:
- the l(2)k09022 gene encoding HEAT repeat-containing protein 1 homolog, translating into MSTSLQEQLQRLAVPQTMALADSRSKASVLFDRKEAGTKTRRIIYEIGLAGLQELTALNPIFQSFENTLFNESTIDLERSVEEEEVNKLLDRNIKKFLQHLSPYFLLRPTLMCLEWLIRRFHIQEYNRNALLALALPYHETNAFILILQVIRIKQADQEWNWLRPLQKPGVPVPKTVLINRAASDVAFLKFICQATLDAVKELGTRAHSLQTQLNFYASVVVGALEHAATVEEWHIISILPSLLKGLQSEVLDFAAAAYIVATQLVARTQVTPKLCNALLERAASVSLERLRQTAVLFLVFIFDSQHRAKPQFSENALLHLATEKWFTAIFAALAKGNVYLHALYVALLQQALSAIQAEHKDSDALKSFLERLLSDVVLNDDTAEEMINAFLNAYEEQPLSPQNAIQDGEMIELSSDDEEMTANNSNFQAWYSDYLRKLERKYPVAFDHTLKHGLTSNSQEFASKRSVLKMALGFRLKTFDPSATDIYEQLYHYTAKIRAFAVQTLLANLRDYSARPQNMHLLRECLADRIADDSELVIKEILKLPTAEFVQVLGAEKVAESLIAILNKVQQDAEHWAPLTALIVQHLTSAEIVEHYDTNIVLLALMPLLFPDNSKTNTFMAITNILKSPLSAKIGFLQELKLLCDSESFNAVEFKKQFLDVISKSTATPTALSLFRSAETHGERIFKNALHFSHFLLLATAFLKTDLTGAEARYVFTQIRTNYRRFRVRQLDSKQWDLVEKEKCIPLQLFSDFIVSLAQHTHFEHLFEWEQIHDDLRTFLDIFTLLAEEGFQQSKAAAQQTEWLRTLKEVFDNIFDNAQQKLEFLSNFYVYETNAALGADYALLRLRAFKLTNALFKNKNNKLHINTAHVFRLASALNAPSETTRLQALETLQVLKACAQLSAPLLYFVDSILARSYEFSMDHEQFPLILYTILKPLHKKQQPQSLKVLREIVQLVTAEDALKHAAFTAQILQTLKHINDASLLADFIPLGARTLTQTHVEGALLLLPQPYSTILQLICDRFERQTIDTVLVDQSAAWQFIVQLFGAHNVYIQHGSKLRAAPCVLLEALDEYCYEQIPQIYKTDLIKLIVQTMAVTDTDAIFLSANKLLKRCSINCAPLVELLAQMTRIVAVNEEGDGAAAKRKSNITSATKRDAQAQNQLATQITTKAWKQGVALLELLEHKKKLEEAEQLLPALFDLLRFCLELEEQAVVEYTKQLTLSTLLHCCQLAQAAGVQLTKVLPKSTFRIDLIVQCVRAAQNPQTQSNALLLLSHCAALFPHQVLHSVVDVFTFMGSSVVRHDDAFSFHIINNVIESIVPILVRSQHADSGVEHTNTLELVIPVLKVFSDILLDVPEHRRLPLYSKLLLTLGGEQFLWIFLCIVFEAHVLEDEKQRLLQRKHKNDKPIGPAAAADEKYSKRLEICLELTNAFAPEITLDTCIELLGYIKLLPMDKADTVGVKAKAKKSVDATEQSLFDVKCRTAKQLRHYKYVIMQYLSGISSSPQFLRKIAMLSDEEQLAIKPFYQNFIIKTLSYIPLVNTAIETVEETSQLKFWKVILHHLHDVLDNAISLLSPDMFLVVIYGLMRHQLVSIRKKVIELLINKLQKRDGYFDSCDPQNFYNLLEPLSDITMGILTHHESSSATSGTASPSTPTNELVFLQQTALIAIKLLSKMFALQHIDEFKKILAHLIKVLKQRSKISKIVLATVVLTIIEISSNLKAHSLALLPKYMPQMIEILQDQAKLVQSQLPDNVCIAIITGTQKLFESLPLFLGPYVVDVITALSTISANISAQQTERDQRATTALHRISLIWSKIASDVPVRILVPSCEKSYRKLMAAHNYADIAVLMQLLPECINKTPSAELSALQSELGAFFLHTLEFRLQVRNNCERERVASAEKVIIDAFVTWVLKLSETSFRPYYQKVYEWAIKQRAERETILTFFLLTNKIAEALKTLFLLFARDIINDAANLLNEYNAAKQNIEEDVEALTSDIVKSILNTLYTLFLHDSNGFINNQRFEALMQPLVDQLENRLVLESEELQQVLQTCLAQLAAAVSNDIMWKQLNYQVLMKTRTNVPEVRILSFNCCLEIARKLGEDFTPLLPETVPFVAELLEDENQRVEKNTRKAVQELENILGESLQNYL